The Ochotona princeps isolate mOchPri1 chromosome 17, mOchPri1.hap1, whole genome shotgun sequence genome segment ATAAAGTAAGATTATATGTGCATTATCAGAACTGTATCATTTAAAGTGGAACATCCTAACGCTAACACTCAGCATTGAGCTCATGAAACACAGTACTGCAGCATCGCCTTCCCTGTATAGTCTTTCCGTATATAGAAAATCagagggttttgttgttgtttgtttttttttaatgggtgaGTATATTGGTGTAATAGATTCTATCCCTGAAATATTCCTGAGTAAATAGTTGAGTAGATGTTGGAAGGCGGCTGAGGCAGGAGGAGAAGAGGGTACTGGGTACTCTTCGTTAGAACCAGagttccagtctttttttttttcttctttcttcaaagattcatttattttcattcaaaagtcagatccacagagacgagagacaggaagatcctctgtctgctgggccATCCctgagtggccgcaatggccaaagcttagctgatctgaagccaaagccagcatccaggaccctcctctgggtctcccacatgggtacagggtcccaagaccctgggccatcctccactgcctttccaggccacaagcagggagcaggattggaagtggagcatccaggatatgaaacagcacccacatgggacccagtgcatccaaggcgaggatttaggtACCAGGCCATTGTGCCGGTCCCAGTCCCAGTCTTTAGTATTCTCAGCTCCAGGATCCCttagaagggtgtgtgtgtgagagaaagagagagaaaatatgaataaattggAATCCATAGAATTGGCATTAGGGTCCCCTTGACTTACAGGCTGTTTTCCTACCCAGATGAAATAAGAGGCTCTGGAATTGAGCTACTATGTGTGGAGCCAAGGAATGCAGAGCCAGCTGGGGGTactggcttcctgctgaaggAGAACTTAGCTGTCTGAGTAGAAAACTCCAAGTCATGGGCTCTGAGAACCAGCAGAATCCTTAGTGTCTGGACCAGATTTCTTGTTGAGTGGGAACTTGAGACCCAGGGAAGTAACTGGACTCAACATGACAGGCCTCAAGCCAGAATTGATGCTTACTTTGCTTCCTGTTGTTAGCACCACTTAGACTTAGTCCGTGTAACAGGAGGGCTGTGAAGAAGCTGGCAAGCTGTCTGTTGAGCTCTGTGGGAGTGAGGAGACACGACAGAGAGCCCTGAGGTTCCCAGCCCCTTTCATGGTCACGGCAGGATATATCTGGAACTGGGCCTGCAGGCCGAGCCCTAGCGTGGCAGGGAACTGCGAGAGAGGCTTGCAAGGATCTCTGGGTGACTTTACTGCTGAGTGCAGGCTCCCTGAGAGAAGTGAGGGAACTGCCTTGATCTGTGGCTTGGTTCCTGTTCTGGGGAATGCGGCCCCTGCTGCTTGGCACACTGCAATGCCTTCAGCACTGACTTACACAGTATTCTCTTACACGCCTGACATTTAGACCTGGTTTTGCTGTAGTGCCTTGGTTTTTAGCATTTAGAAATGCTGGTTTAGTCATGTGGGTCCCCATTTATATCAAGGTAACTGACACTTTATTCTACCAGCTTCTGATTGTTTTGCTAAAGAATCCCAGGGTGGGCTAGTGGTGGTGTGAGGGGGTGGCTGGAGGGTGTTGGCTGTAGGGAGACTCAGAGAGGAAGAATGGAGCCTTTGTGGGGTTCCATTATTAATGAGGGGAAGAGTGGCCTGGTCAGTGTCAACCTGAGCTGCTGGGGCCATGGgcttggggggtgggtggggtaCAGGGAAGACATTCTGATTTCTCATCTTCCAGCTTCAGGCCCTAATCACCTCTCTTCCCTCTTATCTTTTTTAGGAATTTGACAAGAAATACAATCCTACCTGGCATTGTATCGTGGGCCGAAATTTTGGCAGCTACGTCACACATGAGACAAAGCACTTCATCTATTTTTACTTGGGTCAAGTTGCAATCCTCCTCTTCAAGTCAGGCTAggaggctgtggctgtggtgtCAGTGGTGGCGGCGGCGATGGCAGCAGGCGGCGTTGCTGGGACTGTTCTTGCACTGGGGCCAGCATCAGGATGTCCTCTCCAATGGCTGTGCTACTGCATGGACTGTATACTCGATTTCATGTGTATGTCGCAGTAAACAAAACCAAACTCCTTTCTGTTTAGTTGCCTGGGGAAGAAGGCtgctttatgtttatttttcaagatttaaaaaaaagttattttggtTGTGTTGCACTAGGaaatctctccctgcctcccttttcttttctaattttttttttctctccttacaCAAAATAAAAAGCCCTTAACAAAACCCAAAAGACAAGGAGGACTGAGGAAAAGAACTAGGTCTCTGGAGGTGGAGCTAAAACTGTAGCCGCCTCTCCCTGTTGGCTGCTGCTCGGGAGGGCCAGGGAGGCTGCCCGGGGACAGCGTGAGGCTCAGCAAGGAGAGGAacagaagggagggtggggggtgcTCTAGTACCAGGGAGACTATTCCACTGAACTGTGATTTTACAGCTtgggggcagagggtggggaaggggtgggggttgGATTCTTTAAGGGGGCCCCAAGATGTATTTGTCTGTGGTGTGTGGGAGTAGGGAGCAGACTTGTCATGCTGTCTTTGTCAGAATTTATAAGTAAGGGCTGTGCGTCTTCGTGGAGTGTCTTCAGTTCTTCCTACCAGAGATGATGCTAGGAACATGTTGGGGGTCAGATTTGCTCGACATTTTCCCTTTACATTCTTTTCTTGCCTTCCGTCTGCTCCCTGCTTAgccctcagttttctcattcctCTGGAGTTCTCTCTGAGCAGCCCTGTTGTTAGTTGGCTGGCAAGGGAATTTCTGATCACTAGTTCTTAGTTAGCTCTTAGAAATCAAACCAAATCAGTGGTTCCCTTGATTatcctgtgtgtacatgtgtttgtgtgcgtgtttgtgtatgtgtgcacatgtgtgcgtgGGTTTGGggtagaggggagggagggggcaggacagTATGGAATCTCAAAGGCATTGGTTAGGAACCTCTGGAGATGGTTGGGGGTAAAGATGAGTGTCACCCCTTCCCTCAGTCATGTAGCCCAGACACTTTGCCCCTGTGGCCAACTGATTCCTGGGAAGGCTTTAGGGGGACccccagagagagagggccacaCCCCATCTGCCCTGGAGCTCGCCTCGGTTGTTACAGCCTCTGGGAGGTGGGGATGGAAGATGGAATTCAAAAACATAGAGGACGGAGAAGGGAAAGTTTGGAAGGTCAGCCTTGGAGTGGTGATACCAGATACTAGCACAGGGCTGTGTATGGGAGGAGATTCCAAGCAACATGCAAGGGAATTCTTGTCTGCTGATGACATATaaatggggtggggttggggataGTCATTGCTGATTGAGCTGCTGATTCTCATGACATTCAAAACTCATGTGCAAGGTTGacattgggggtggggtgggggatccagctcatttttaattttccaagtccattcttggggctggaagggaagcaggagaaTGCACCCTCCCCTAACTGGGTTGTGCTGAGCTTTCTCTGTGATACTGGCAGGGGAGGGTGGACACTGGGATGGTGACTAAGTTCTGGTATCAAACCCTTCAGTGGGCACAAGATTTGAATGCTTGactttaggttttatttttttatgaatgtCCAAATCTGTGTTTGGAAGTGTCTGGTTTGTGTTCATCTCCCTCATTTCTGGAGCAGGGCGAAGACCCTGCCACATCTCTGCTCCGCATCCATGCCTCTTTTGGACATTAAAGGTCGTTTGATGCACCTCTGAGCTGTTTGGGTTTCTTTGGGGGTGAGGGACTGGTCTGGTGGCAATGGTGTCATACAGTGGGTGGGGCTAGAAGAAGGCTAGTGGGGAGTAGAATGGGGACTAAAGTTAAAAGGCAAGAGTAGCCAATTATCTTACCTAAATCAGGTGTCACTTCTAGGCCTAAGCTTATGCCGCTTAAATGGGAGAGAGCGGAGCAGCAGCCCTCTCCTGACCCCAGGGATTCCTCCCCCAGTTCTGGCTTTTTGGAGAGAGTTAGCCAGGGAAGACACAATTTCAGACTGGGATAAGGAATGCTGCCATGCTGGACTGCCTTAACTTCTCAGACGCTTGGCCAAAGCTATAGCCCTTCTGGTCCCCTTTCTAGGGTTCCTGAGCCTGGAAATTTAAGCTGAGTCTTATCATAACCACTTCGAAGTAGAAAAATGGGATCCCGTTGCAGTAGAAGCAAAAGTAATCCTTTGATTCCTGTGTTATGCCAGTTGTGCCACTTGCAGTTCTGGTCCCCACACATATCTGGAGAAGGCAATGCCAGCCTAATCCTACGGAAAGCCACCAGTGTCTGAGCTTAATGGCTACCTGGGGAGGTGTTGGGAAGCCTCAAGTGCTTTCCTGTGTTCTGGGGCTGGCCTTGTGTTGTAAGCAGTGATGTGGATATCCTGTATCAGAGCGCTGGGTCAAGTGCAGCTACTCAGCTTCTGGTCTAGCTCTCTTTTAATGTGTGTATGAAGGCAGGAGAGAACAGTTtaagtccttgcacccatgtgaaaaccaggatgcagttctggaCCCTTGAGTTGCGTctagcccagctcctgctgctgtggccatttgtgagccagcagataggagatctgtctttccctttaTCTGTCACTCAgctcaaatataaatataaaaattagatatgtaaatacacatacataaattgaCAAAGTTTTATGTACTTACACCTAAACACAAAGGAGACTGGCAAGTTCTGTGCATTCTAATAGGTAACACCACCACACAGGCTTCCAACAATGACTAGGTTAGTAAGCAAAAAACCCAGATACTGAACTATGTAATGTTGAAAGTGATTAGATAGGGGCTCCTTCAGGTAGAAAATTTTTTGGCACATCTTAGAATAAGATAATGTGGGACTCTGGAACCCCACCTTAGTGTTGCCACCTTTGTTCTGTGACTAGCTTGGCAGCTGACCTTGAGGGTGAATCCATGGTTAATACTTCATTTGCAGTGGGTGTTTCCAGGCCCCAAACTTGTCCACTTCCTGCCCCAGTGAAAGATGGCTTCACTGGACAATATTCCTGCCCAGGTAAGTGCTCATCTGGAAAGCTGGTCCTacaggacttcctggaggagaggGCCCCTCCCCCGCTTTACCCTACACGTAGAGCCCTGAAGAGGAAGGATGTGAGGTTAGGTCACAAGACTGTGGAAGGCAGATGGGAACTTCCTACAGCCACTCAGAACTGGCCTGGCGGAAAGGGGGTGGAAGCATCACCGATTCTAGCTGGAGCTCCGGCTAGGTGGACCCAGCCCAGAGGCAGACAGGTCAAATGTAGTCTCTCAGGGTCAACTCCCACTGCAGGAAAGAAGAATGGAGAGGAATTGCTGCCCTGGTGCTCAAACCTAGCCCCTGTCTCCGAAGCTACTCCCTCATGTCCTTGAGATCTTCAAACTTCAGAGGCACTTCTGACATCCTGTGTAAAGACTGaagaagttagagagagagagggagagatggagatatcCAACCACTGActctcttccccaaatggccaccatagtcagggctgggccagagctaagccaggagcttcattcaggtctcctacatgggtggcagaggcctatgTACTCAGGCTGTCTTCCATAGCTTTCCCATGAACAAGGTACTGGATAAAAGCGAGGCAGCTAAGACTGGAAGGGacatccatgtggaatgccagtgtggtgggcagtggcttaatgcCATGCATTAGGATGCCGTCCTTCCTCTGCATCACTGTTACCCTGCACTATTTCATTCAACATACGCCTGCCAATGATTGACTTACGTTCACCCATGCATCTCCACGTGTGTGACCAATGCCTGGTCTGTAGGAAGCACTTGATAACTACCGGGAGAAGTATGCCAGCAATCATTGGCAGCCCCTTGGcccactgcagcctggcctttccTGAAAACACTTCTGTCTTTAGGCTAGTTTCCTTTCTGCCCACTCTGTGTGTTTGCTGTTACTTGGCACACCCAGTGTGTTCACACCACAGCCTGCCTTCCTTGCTGGCGATGGGAGAATGAAATACTGTGTTCATGAAAATGCTTTTTACTTCTCAAACGCAACCCTCTGAGCTAGACCTAGCAGTCacaagtcactttttttttaaagatttatttttattgcaaagtcagatatacagagaggaggagagacagagaagatcttccatccactgattgactcccaagtgaccacaacggctggagctgagccgatctgaagctaggagccaggaacttcttccaggtctcccacgcgggtgcaggaacccaaggcttttcccatccttgactgctttcccagaccacaggcagggagttggatggaaagtggggctgccgggattagaaatgaagcccatatgggatcctgacatgttcaaagtgaggacttcagcctctagactaccatgctgggtccatgagccactTTTTGAAATAAGCAGATTCAATCTGGGAAGGGGAGTGACTCAATAAAGCTTGCCTAGCAGGTCGCACTAGAAGTCAGCGCTGTGGCTGGGAGGGGCTCAGCTGAGCTGCATGGTGTGATGGGCCACCCATACTGTCTGCAGCAATCTCTTTACAAAGCTCACTGATTATGGATGCGAATCATATCTACAAAAATACCTGCACAGTAAACCCTAGACTTCTTTTTTAGTATttgtaaagaattatttttatttgaaaggcaaatttttacagagagaaggagagataaagaaggtcttccatcccctggttcattctccaaatggctggcagccaggcacttcttcctggattcttttcttttcttcttttttttttttttttttttaagatttatttatttcaattgcaaagtcagatatacagagaggaggaaagacagagaagatcttccatctgatgattcactccccaagtgactgcaaggccaaagctgaaccgatctgaagccaggagccaggagcctcttccgggtcacccacacgagtacagggtcccaaggctttgggatgtcctcaactgctttcccaggtcacaagcagggagttggatgggaattgggccactggattagaaccagttcccatatgggattctggtgtgttcaagatgaggacttcatctactaggctactgtgccgggcccttcttCCTGGATTCTGACATGGACACAGGGGTCTAAgggcttgagtcatcttctgctgctttcccaggccataaacagggaactggatctgaaatggaatagccaggacagaaaccatcaccacatgggatgctgaagcCTATGGGAGGAGGATTAGTCTGATATGCTACTGTCCTGGTCCCtagatttatttttcagtaaCTAGATAATGGAACATAGCCAGGATAACACAATACTGACCAAGACAGGccttgtgatgcagtgggttaggcTGTCATATTGGAGGGCCAGTTTGAGTGCCGACTACgatacttgcaatccagcttcgtCCTAATGCGTCCTGGGAAGGAGTAGATGATGACGTCAGTCCTTGGGTTTTGGCCtcacatgttggagacccagatgcagtctTGCCTGGCTCAGCATTAGTgactgaaccagagaatggaagattgtgtgtgtttttctgtatTGCTCGAACTTTTAATTAGATGAAAATGACAGCAAATCTAACCTTCACTATGCACACTTGCAAGCATATGGCAACTGTAAATCTTCTTAATCCAGACTTGACCTCCAAGTAAAGCCAAGAACAAAATCACCCTCCTGCCTGTTGCGACAGAATTACCCTAGGCGCAACTGAAAATGTGCTTGCTCTTTCTCTAGAAGAGAATTCAAAGTATTTGGGTGATATTCAGTCTTGTGGATAATTCGGTGACTTCAATAATGGATGTAAATGTCTGTAATTGGGCATGTATTTGTATCTTCCACTACtcattccacattttctttgccCTCCTAGTGCCTCAGGTCTTATTGTAGTGTTTTTGCCTGGTGGGTATGGACCATTAGGTCTTACCTAAATTGGGGTGTTACAATTTTATCCCttgttttgggcccagtgcgatagtgtagtggttaaggtcctcgccttgcacacgccgggattccatatggttgccagttctaatcccggcagccccgcttcccatccagcttgtggcctgggaaagcagtcgaggatggcccaacgccttggaaccctgctcctgcgtgggaaacctggaagagctcctggctcctggcttttggatttacagagaagctTCTTTACAGAAGActcaaaggaaagacagaaagatgcttTGTCTGCTgatcaactccccaagtggctgaactgGCTcctagctgagccgatccaaagctaggagccaggagcttcttcaggtcttccagcggggtcccaaggctttgggccattctgcactgctttcccaggccacaggtagggagctggatgggaagtggggctgccaggattagaactggtgcctacttgggaaacccagtacatgcaaggcaaggactttagctgttaggctactgtgccagacccagtaactggatttgaactggaaTTCTGATATGGTATGTGCCATGGGAAAGAgagatcaggtttacagagagaaggagagacagaaagatcttccatatgctggttcactccccaaatgaccataatggctggagctgaccaatccaaagctaggagctaggagcttcttctgggtctcccatgcaggcagagggtcccaagactttgggctgttctggtctgctttcccaggccacaagcaggtagttggatgggaagtagagcagctggggcacgaactgaagcctatatgggatcctggcacttgcaaggtgaggatttagccattgaaccattgtgcctgACATTCCTGCCCTGCGCCCCTCTGCTCTCTTATTGACAATGTGTCTGGAGTGGGAGCTACTTCACACACACTAGTCCCATCAGCGTGATGTTATCTGTGTAGTATATGCATGTGATAGCTGGTAGAAGGCAAAGGTGCTCAAAGTCCCTGTGATTACGTCCTAGCGTGAGGCTGGGGAGGTGATACACACTGACAGGTCAGTGAGGGTACATTGATGATCTTGACAACTGTCAGGCACCTGCTTCTGATGGCCTCTGCAGGCAGGTATTGAGGAGACACATTTGCCAGATCCTGAGCCGTGTATCGCATGACACAGGGGAGGTGTCGATTTGCTCAAGCAATGAAACCACATCTGGAACAGCACTTGCAATTCGAATCAGCCCCTTTATGCCCTTGTCTGAGATCTGTTTTCTATCCAGGCTGAGCAGGTGAATTAAATGAGGGTCATGGCACTTAGACTAACATGTTCTAAGGTTGCAAATATCTGGCCTGGTGTTGTGATGCTGTGGGTCAAGTCCCGGCGGTCTCACTGCTGATCCACCTCTTGTTAATATACCTGACAAAGCAAACAGAGATggaccaagcccttgggtccttgccacccatgcggaGATCAAGCGgtagtttcaggctcttggtttcagctaaagactgtggccatttgggagcagATGATGGtagattctgtctctctgttactctgccttgcaaataaataaaatagaccttCAAGAAAAGaggtaaataaaactttaaaaatatatcaaatacATAGTTCCCCAGACCTTGCCTATAAGTTTTTGGAAGAAGTCAATATCTGTATTTTGTAATCTATAGTCATGCCATGTCCCTGATTAAGACTacactctttttaaagatttatttattttttattacaaagtcagatatacaaagaggaggagagacagagaggaagatcttccgtccgatgattcactccccaagtgactgcaacggccggtgctgagatgatccgaatccaggagcctggaacttccttctgggtctcccacgcgggagcaggatcccaaggcgttgggccgtcctcaattgctttcccaggccacaagcagggagctggatgggaagtggagctgctgggatcagaaccggcacgcatgtgggatcctggcatgttcaaggcgaggactttagctgctaggccacggcaccgggcccaagacTACACTCTTTACCACTGGAAATGGAGACATGAGTACCTTTAAATCTAGTTAAAGAACCAAtcccaggagcctggcacagaagtctagtggctaaagttctcagcttgcatctgccaggatgctatatgggtgctggttcatgtcccagctgctccacttcacatccagctctctgcttgtggcctgggaaagcaaaggaggctggcccaaagtcttgggacattgcatccatgtgggagacctggaagaagctcctgactcctggcttaggattggctcagctctgaccattgtggtcacttggggagtgaaccagtgtatataagatctttctgtttctcctcttggtaaatctgactttttaataaaaaaaaaatcttaaaaaaaagaaccaattctGGAAAACTCATAACAAATTCAGAAAA includes the following:
- the DYNLL2 gene encoding dynein light chain 2, cytoplasmic, which codes for MSDRKAVIKNADMSEDMQQDAVDCATQAMEKYNIEKDIAAYIKKEFDKKYNPTWHCIVGRNFGSYVTHETKHFIYFYLGQVAILLFKSG